The stretch of DNA AGACTCATAAAACCCTCCTGCATGGGAAAAAATCGGTTGCAGAAGGGATGCATCTGAATAATTATTTGGATTAACATCAGTCTGTAAGATTTCATCAAAGTAAGGCAAAACTGGAGAAAAGTCCGTAATCGGATTCCCTTCTAAATAAAGACGATCGCGCAAGTTTTCTAAGTTTGATAGTGGCTCGATATTAGTAATCAAGTTGTTCCTTGCATTTAAATCTCGGAGTTGCGCTAGATTTTTTAATACATCGATATCTTGAATATTATTGTCACGAATATTTAATTGTCGTAAGCTTGTTAGCTCGGCTAACGCATCAATGTTGCTTATTTTATTACCACGTAAGTTCAACTCATGCAAGTTCGTTAAGCTGCTAAGCTGTGAAATATCTTGAATATTATTATCACGCAAATCAAGGGAAACTAGAGAAGTAAGGTGCTCAATGCCATCTAAGCTTTCAATCTCGCTATCACGTAAAATAAGCTCTTGAATTCCTGCTAGTTGGTCCGCACGTATTTCTCCTTTTTCGTAGTTAATAGCAATTCGAATTGCTGCTTCCAAATTTTTATCCGCAATAATCGGTCCAGATGCAAGCGCATACGAAACAATCCACGCAATCAGGCAAATTGGAAATAAAAGTAGTAGTAAGTACTTTGATTTTTTCATTATCTATCCTCCGAAGGCTCTATTCCTTTTATCCAACATTTACAATCTCTTAAAAAAACTATATAATTAGTGGCAAAATGTAACATTATTAACAATAATAATACAATTTTTACGAAAAATTAACAATCTATTATGTTAGAAATTAAAAAATTCCGAGGGTGATGCAATTGGCAGGTGAAATTTTTAGCCGGTATGAACTGAAATATTTAATTCCGTTTCATCTATATGAAGAGCTCTCACAGATTTTACAAACACGGATGGTTTACGACAAGTACGGGGACTCGGAAGGAAAATACAATATTATTAGTCTCTATTTCGATTCCGCTGATAAAAAAATATACTATGAAACTCGCAACAAAAGGAAATATCGACAAAAACTACGACTTCGTATTTACAACAAGGCTACTTTGGAAGATAACGCTTTTTTTGAAGTTAAAAAGAAGTATAAAAATCGTGTGAACAAGCGCCGGACGAGTATTAAGCTTGAGCATGCTTATCAATATATCGACAATTTGTTAGGAAAACACGACGATATCTCCGTTTCCAATCAGCAAATTTTTAGTGAAATTGATTCGTTCCGCAATCTATATAACTTAGTGCCTGAAAATATCGTAAGCTACGACCGACAGGCTTTCGTTGGGGTTGATGATCCAGATTTACGCGTGACGTTTGATTATAATTTACGCTGCCGGAAAGATGATTTGCATATTGAACACGGCCCACATGGAACCCACTTCGTAGACCCAAATATGGTTGTACTAGAGGTTAAGGTTGATTATAGTGTACCGCTATGGCTCTCCCGCCTTCTAAGTGAACTCGGTTGTCGGAAAGGTAGCGTGTCTAAATTTTGCACGAGTGTTGATTTGTTAGAGGAAGAAGATGTTGAAATAATGATGCACACATTAGAGAGATAAGGGGTATAAAGGATGGATAGTTTACTAGAAATATTACGTCAGCACGACACGACGACAAGAATGACCATCATTGATGGATTCCTAGCTGTTTTCTTAAGTTTTATTTTAGCGTTAATCATTACGAAAGTTTATAAGCTTACGTACAAAGGGCCGCGATATTCACAGTCGTTTGTCCATACGGTCATCATTATGGGTGTTGTCGTTTCGCTAATTATGATTGTTATCGGTAATAACGTTGCAGTAGCATTCGGGTTAGTTGGAGCATTTTCAATAATTCGTTTCCGTAGTGCAATGAGTGATCCGAAAGATATCGCCTTCATCTTTTTCGCGATGGCTGCCGGAATTGCTTGTGGTCTCGGTTTTTATTTATTAGCAATCATTTTTACGATTACGCTTAGCTTATTAATTTATGCTTTATACATATTTAATTACGGGAACCGCGAAGGAGCACCTCGTACGATGAAAATTACCGTACCAGAAAACTTACAATACGACGGACTCTTTGATGATGTTTTTGCAAAATACACAACATACCAGTCATTAACGCGCGTCCAAACGACAAACCTCGGTACGATGATTCAATTAGAATATGAAGTACTAATGAAAGACGGCGTCAAAGACAAAGACATCATCGACGCAGTCCGCGAACGCAACTCCAACCTCAACGTCATGATCAACTACACCGACGTCAACTACTAAAGTGGACAGAGGGACAGGTCCGAAATCACTGAAAAAGTCCCTTTTTTTGAAACGGAAAAAAAATAAGGACAACTTTTACCTCTCAATAAGGAAAATGTTGTCCTATTTTGATGCTAACCAGCGTTTTTTACCCTGTTTTGGAGGATAGGATCTTTCCTATCCTCTTTATATTAACTGCTAATGCAGTTAATTTTGCTTGTGTAGACATGCTTTTGAGACCGTACCCCCTGGCACGATCTAGCCCGTGAAAGCATTTCATTTCGCCGTTTTTCCATTCTTGGCATGCTCTCTTTTTATACTTTTTTTTAAACTCTGGTTGTTTTTGTTGTTGGCTATATTCATAGAATTCTGGTGTGTTGATTCCAACTTCTAAGATTTTTCCAACATTTTTTCCTTTAATACAATCTGTCCTGATTGGACAGGCTTTACATTTTTCTCTATCAAAGTAATATTTGTACGATTGTCTGTTTTTGGTGTTCTTATAATATTTTTTTATAGTCGTATTTCCCTGTTCGCAACTCCATTGATCAGCGTCTTTGTTATAACTAAATAACTCTTCATTAATTCTATAAGCCATTTCACTTACAGGTATGTAGGCAGCTGCTTTTATTTCTTTTAATTTGTCCAAAATTACTTTTTTGAAATATGCCTTATCTCCATATAGTTCTTCAACCGAAATACCAGACTTTATAGTGAGTTGTAATAGCTCGTCAAAAAAACTACCGTCCACGTATGCCCCATTGCCTACCCTTACGGAAGTAATAATTCTATCTTCTGTTGTAATCATAAATTCTGTTTTATATCCAAAGAAGTTGGAAGTTTTACTTTTGTGCCCAACTCTTGCTTCTTGGTCAACAATAGAACGTACACCTTTTTGGGCTAAAAACTTTGGGTCGGATAGTATTTCTTTCGCATTTTCAATCACTGCTTTTGTCTTAGGTGTAGTTTCTACGTCTACGTTTTCTGTTACTGTGGTGATAGTTTCTTCAACATAGGCTTTCATTGTTTCTTTCGCAACTTTAGGGTCTTCAATTTCTTTATAATCCGGGATTTCTTGATTGATATCACTTGGAATTTTTTCTACTTCCTCTTTTAATGTTTTAAACATCTTACTAACTAATCTTTTCATCACCCGTTCGGGTGTAGCTTTGAACGTGTTAGCTTCTGTATGAGTGGTATCAATACTTACAGAACTACCTTTGATAATTCCTTTATCGACGCATTGTTTAACAAATAGGGCTATAATATCATCTAACGAGACATCCTGTAGTCTGTGTTTTCTAAACTTGGCTAACAGGCTGGGGTGTGGTAGTGTGTCTTCAGGATTAATATCTAGAAAGTACATATAAGCTAGATTAAGGGAAGCATCTTCTATTACTCTTTCGTCAGAAAGATTATAAAGGTATCCAAGAACGAGTAATTTAACCATCATTTCTGGTTCTTTGGCAGGCCTACCATAGTATTTACAATACGATTTTTCCAGTACTTTGTTAATATAAGAAAAATCAACTGCTTCTCTGACAAGTTTGAGTGTATGATTTTTGGGGATTTTATAGTATAATTCGGAGTAGATGCTTAACTGCATATCTTTTTCTTTAAGCATAGAAGAAAACCTTCCTTTTCGATTGATAATTAGATTCTTGGTCGTTTCTAATTATACCAAATTTTGATAAAGGAAGGTTTTCTTTTTTTATTTTTTTACATTTATTAGGAGGGGTTTTTCAGTGGTCTCGGACAGGTCCCTCGTCCACACATTTTTTGGAAAAAATCATAAGCCTTGAGAGGATGTAAACGAATGGATAAATATGTTGAGCTTTTTCAGTTAAACAACTATAAAGTGTCAAAGCAGTCGACGAAATCAACTGAATTTGAACATAACGAAACTGGAGAAGTAATTTACTTATTACCAAACAAAGAATTAACGATTATCTTGGACCCTAAAAAGATAGAAGGTAACAGTATGCTAGAAGAAAAGACTAGCGGGCTGATTCATAATACTTCATTTAATGCTTTTCCTAAGAGAAAGCATACCGGGAAAGAGTTAATTCAATATGGGTACGGTTTTAAGTTTCAGTCTGAAGAGGAATTGCAGTCGTTTCTTGTTATATTAAATTAAAGAACTGATTCTTTAAAAAGGGGTACTATTCAGTCCCCTTTTAATATTAAAAAATGTCTCCCCCCCTTCCTACCCATACTTTAAATACATTAACCCTTATCATTTTAAAAAACTGAAACCTTCTTAGGAATCTCAACATATTATAGATTTAAATTTTGATTTTTTTGTCAACTCATGGTAGTATTATGTCGAATTTCATAAAGGAGGTATCTATTTATGGCTAAAGAAAATGCTAAAAAACCATTTTATAAGAAGTGGTGGGTATGGTTAATTACCCTTGTCGTTATCTTTATGATCGCTTCTAATAACGATGAAGATAATACTTCTAACAACGCTGTCGATAATGCTTCCGATGTGACAGAGACTGACGATCAAGTAGAAAATATTGAAGTAGAACTAACAGAAAAAGAGAAAATTGAACGAACAGTTGAACAAATAGTTGATGAGGATTTTAATGGTACAACTATCAGTCAGTTACTAGTAAATGAAAACCTTGGTCTTGGGGATGGAAGCTACATAGTTTTACCTCATTTAGTTTGGGATGTTAAGAATAGAGCAGGTACAACAAGAGAAATGTTAGAAATGTATAGCGATCATCTTGCAGCTAAACTTGCCGATTATAATGTTAGTGAGGTTACTGTTTTTTGGGAAGTACCATACCATTTAGAAGGCAACAACTCTGCAAAATTTAATTACGAAAGACAGGGAGACGGCATGGCCATCGGCGAGCGTTGGTACGCCCCGGTTTTAAGGGATTAAGCGTCTCACTAATAAATAAAATAACCACTACCTTGCCCATAACAAGTAGTGGTTATTTTTTTGAGTTTATTATATTAACTTACATTTTTGCTTCCTGTTTTACACAACAAACGTCTGAATCAAACAAGGCTCATCATCGATGTGGTCTTCTTTTTCTTCATACTGAATGTCGAGTTCACTATAAAGCTTTTTCCAGAACGAAACAGCAGGTTGGTTGTCGATTAGCTCCATAACAAAATATTTTCCAGGCTTCTCTTTAAAAAGCTGCTTTACTGCTTCTCTTCCCAAACCTTTTCCTTTATATTTGTTTAAAATAAAGATGTCATTAATGCCAAAGTCATTCAGTGCTTTTAAAAAAGGGCGCTCTAGTAGCAGAATAAAGCCTATAATTCTTTCTTCTAGTTTGATAAAATACGGAACGATTCCTTCCACTTCCCAAAATTTTTCAAAACCATCGAACTCAAAGTAGCCTTCTTCGCTGATTTCAAGTGTCGAAGTGAATTTTGATAGGTCATGAAGGTATAACGAATAAAAATTTCTTAAAACATCCTTTTCTGATTGTAAAACTTCGTGTAAAGTTATAGACATTTTTGCATATACCCCTTTCTTATTAGCAAAGTAAACGAATCCCTTGTATGTTCATTTAGAATCCTTTTCATTCCCATCCCTATTTTTCAAAAATTCTGTATCCTTATTTTCTATTATAATACAATTTTGCATTCGTTTTCTTAAAAATTCAGAAGAAAGTCTTTACCAAAAAAATAAAACCAGGCATCTGCCTGGTTCTTGTTTTTAATTATGTCGTTTATGCTCCAAAAATATATTTTTCTATTGCATAGGCAACTCCATCATCATCATTTGATGTTGAAACAAAATCTGCTGCCTCTTTCACTTCCTGTGGCGAATTACCCATAGCTACTGACAAATTTGCTACGTGAAACATCGCAATATCATTATAACTATTTCCCATCACAACAACCTCGCTTTGGGATATCTTTAACATACTCATTAACTGTTCTATAGCTAACCCTTTCGATACATTGCTATGCATAATATCTAAATAAATATCATCCGATCTAGTAATATACATAACTTTATTATATTTACCATGCAGTATCTCGAAGGCATCTTCAATTTTTTCAGCTGTATGAGAGTATATTATTTTATAAATATCCTTTTCTTCATCAATCGTATCTATTAATTTTGCATGAAGTTTCTCTAGGTCATAATGAACTTTTACCATCCTTTCATGAAAAGTATGAACCTCTTCATTAAGGTATAAGCTTATACAATATTCATTTTCCATTCCATATTCAATTATTTCTTTTGCAAAATTCGTAGGTAATACCGTTGAAGAATATACTTTTTTAGTAACTGGACATTTTACTAAAGATCCGTTAGTCG from Sutcliffiella cohnii encodes:
- a CDS encoding polyphosphate polymerase domain-containing protein yields the protein MAGEIFSRYELKYLIPFHLYEELSQILQTRMVYDKYGDSEGKYNIISLYFDSADKKIYYETRNKRKYRQKLRLRIYNKATLEDNAFFEVKKKYKNRVNKRRTSIKLEHAYQYIDNLLGKHDDISVSNQQIFSEIDSFRNLYNLVPENIVSYDRQAFVGVDDPDLRVTFDYNLRCRKDDLHIEHGPHGTHFVDPNMVVLEVKVDYSVPLWLSRLLSELGCRKGSVSKFCTSVDLLEEEDVEIMMHTLER
- a CDS encoding DUF4956 domain-containing protein, whose amino-acid sequence is MDSLLEILRQHDTTTRMTIIDGFLAVFLSFILALIITKVYKLTYKGPRYSQSFVHTVIIMGVVVSLIMIVIGNNVAVAFGLVGAFSIIRFRSAMSDPKDIAFIFFAMAAGIACGLGFYLLAIIFTITLSLLIYALYIFNYGNREGAPRTMKITVPENLQYDGLFDDVFAKYTTYQSLTRVQTTNLGTMIQLEYEVLMKDGVKDKDIIDAVRERNSNLNVMINYTDVNY
- a CDS encoding Cof-type HAD-IIB family hydrolase; translation: MQYKLVVLDMDGTLLDDNHQVSDKNKEAINKLKSRGINVALASGRPFESIYPYAKELEINTPIIATNGSLVKCPVTKKVYSSTVLPTNFAKEIIEYGMENEYCISLYLNEEVHTFHERMVKVHYDLEKLHAKLIDTIDEEKDIYKIIYSHTAEKIEDAFEILHGKYNKVMYITRSDDIYLDIMHSNVSKGLAIEQLMSMLKISQSEVVVMGNSYNDIAMFHVANLSVAMGNSPQEVKEAADFVSTSNDDDGVAYAIEKYIFGA
- a CDS encoding GNAT family N-acetyltransferase, which encodes MSITLHEVLQSEKDVLRNFYSLYLHDLSKFTSTLEISEEGYFEFDGFEKFWEVEGIVPYFIKLEERIIGFILLLERPFLKALNDFGINDIFILNKYKGKGLGREAVKQLFKEKPGKYFVMELIDNQPAVSFWKKLYSELDIQYEEKEDHIDDEPCLIQTFVV